The nucleotide sequence AACGGAACACCTCATCATGCAAGGGCATCAAAACATACTAGGTTTCTTCAAGACAGACGATTTACAAGGGACGAGGAGAATGAAGGGATATATTAAGGCACATCGTTCTCACCAGCTGCAGATAAATCCTAGTAATATCATTACCTATCATACGGAGGAGAAATCTACCAAACCAGTTGATATGCTAGAAAAAATTCTGTTACGTCCAGGTCAAACTAGACCAACCGCCATTGTCTGTTATAACGATGAACTAGCACTCTTGCTCTTAGATGTTTTAAGAAAGCAAAAGTTAAAGATACCTAAGGATATTTCTTTAATAGGCTATGATGACTCTATTCTTTCACAGGTTTCAGAAGTAAAGCTAACCACCATTAAGCACCCACAAGCTGTTATGGGAGAAGTAGCTGCTCGAAAGATATTAGAAGTCATAAACGATCGAGTGTCGATTCCGCCGTATAAGGGACGACAGGACTCCATTACGTATGAACCAGAGCTTGTTATAAGAAATTCGACGAATACCTTTGAAACACCAAGGATAGAAATACAAACCGTATAAGGGTTGATTTTTACGAAGGAGAGGTAAGTATGACAGATAATCAAATAAAAAAACTAGATGTTGTTACAAGTATCGGGACGAAACCGGAGTTACCAAAGGATATAGCGTATAGCTTTCCAGATGGTGTTGAGGTAGATTTTGAAATAGAGTGGGAGCCCGTTCACGCAGAATCATACGGTGAACAAGGGACATTTGAGGTTAATGGGTTTTTAAAAGTATTAGAGTACCCAAACCCTATAGTTGAACAAAGAGCAGATCCGTATGTTTATAAACATACAGATGGTTACTATTACTTTACCGGTTCCTATCCAGAGTATGATCGAATTGTATTGAGGAGATCAAAAACCATAACTGGATTAAAAGAGGCGAAGGAAAAGACGGTTTGGATGAAACATAACGAGGGAATCATGTCTGAGCATATTTGGGCTCCTGAACTTCATTTCATTGATGGGAAATGGTATATCCATTATGCAGCGGGAGATAAAGACGATGTATGGGCAATACGGCCTTATGTACTAGAAAATGAATCGGATAATCCGCTTGAAGGTGATTGGGTAGAAAAAGGCGCAATTAATACGGATTTTCAAAGCTTTTCTTTAGATGCTACTACATTTGAAAATAACGGTAAAAGATATCTCGTTTGGGCCCAAAAAGTGGATAATGACACGATTTCTAACCTGTACATAGCGGAAATGGAAAATCCGTGGACGATTAAACCTAGACAAATAGAGCTTTCAACACCTGACTTAGAGTGGGAACAACACGGTTTCTATGTAAATGAAGGTCCAGCAGCCATTAAAAGGAATGGGAAAATCTATCTTGCATACTCAGCCAGTGCTACGGATCACCGATATTCTATGGGCTTATTAACAGCAGACCAAAATAGTAATCTATTAGATCCGTCCTCATGGACAAAATCGAAAGATCCAGTTTTCGTCACGAATGAAGAAACGAGTGAATATGGACCTGGTCACAATAGCTTTACTGTTGCAGAGGATGGTCAAACAGATCTGCTCGTTTATCATGCCCGTCCTTACAAGGAAATTGTAGGAAATTCATTGTATGACCATAACCGTCATGCACGAGTTCAACAACTATTGTGGGATAAAAATGGGGTGCCTTATTTTGGGTATCCAGGCATGACAAAGGATCTAAAACAAATAAACATTGTCGCGAAGGTGACGGTTAAATAGAAATGAATAGTTTGAGGGATGATGCCAATGAGTTGTAAAGGTTGTACCCCATCACTATCCAATTTTGAAGTGAAACGATTAGTGAAGGAACAGCTTGAAATGGAGCGGGATCTAGTGGATGACAAAACGTATGACGATAGAATTCGAGAATGCAACAATTGTCCATCTTTGCTTTCAGATACTACCTGTGCCCACTGTGGCTGTTATGTTGAGTTCAGAGCTAGGCTTTCCTATAAAGCTTGTCCATACCCGGAAGGTGCAAGGTGGTAGATTGTCTTGTGACTAAGGAATCCATAATACTTTTATCCCGCATTAACGGGCAGTAATACCCCCACCTCAAGTCTTAAGTAAAACGTGAAGAGTAGGGGGATAGACTGCCCGTAAAGCCGATTCGTTCAACTAACAATCAGTGGGGGATGAAGAAAACCCCCACTGATTGAAGTTTCACTTTATAGAAATGGGGAGGATTCTATGAAAATACCAAAGGGGATATACACACTTGCTAAACAGTTAAACAAAGAAGAACTAGCATTACCATATATTGCGGTGGAGAATAGGGTAATAGGTAGCATACTTCCGTATTTGAAGGAAAATGGGTATAACAATGTGACGCTTGTTGTGGATAAGAATACGTACGAAGTTGCCGGGAAAAGGCTAGAAGAGGATTTGTTAGATGATGGAATACGAACACATACCGTTCAACTAGTAGCAAATTCGAATAAGCAGGTAATTGCAGATGAGGCTACCCTCATCCAAATCCTTGTTGAAACACCTAATCATACGGATATATATGTAGCGGTAGGTTCAGGTACTATACATGATCTAGTACGATTCTCGGGATATAAAACAAATATCCCATTTATTTCCGTGCCCACAGCTGCATCGGTTGACGGATTTACATCCAAAGGCGCTCCCCTTATTCTGAGAGGGGTCAAGCAAACAATTCAAACTGCTTC is from Radiobacillus kanasensis and encodes:
- a CDS encoding family 43 glycosylhydrolase, yielding MTDNQIKKLDVVTSIGTKPELPKDIAYSFPDGVEVDFEIEWEPVHAESYGEQGTFEVNGFLKVLEYPNPIVEQRADPYVYKHTDGYYYFTGSYPEYDRIVLRRSKTITGLKEAKEKTVWMKHNEGIMSEHIWAPELHFIDGKWYIHYAAGDKDDVWAIRPYVLENESDNPLEGDWVEKGAINTDFQSFSLDATTFENNGKRYLVWAQKVDNDTISNLYIAEMENPWTIKPRQIELSTPDLEWEQHGFYVNEGPAAIKRNGKIYLAYSASATDHRYSMGLLTADQNSNLLDPSSWTKSKDPVFVTNEETSEYGPGHNSFTVAEDGQTDLLVYHARPYKEIVGNSLYDHNRHARVQQLLWDKNGVPYFGYPGMTKDLKQINIVAKVTVK
- a CDS encoding DUF6171 family protein yields the protein MSCKGCTPSLSNFEVKRLVKEQLEMERDLVDDKTYDDRIRECNNCPSLLSDTTCAHCGCYVEFRARLSYKACPYPEGARW